The Cloacibacterium sp. TD35 region ACCGTATAGAGCGTTTTCATTTTTATAATTTTTAAGTTGTTTTTATACTATAAAATTACGAAAAAATATAGTTAAAAAATTTTGATTTTTATCATTAAAAAAGGGGCAATAGATGCCCCTTTCTTTCATTCTTCTATTTCGTTTTAGATTAGAATCCGATAGTAGCTTCGAAAACTACACCATTGAATTTACCTCCGTATAGTGCTGAAGTTGTACCCCAAGCAGCGCTTTTATCGTAAGTTTGGTTTACGTATTCTAATTTAGCCATAATGTTTTTAGTCATTAACCAACCACCAGCTAAGTTGAAACGATCGATTTTTCTTTCAGCAGCACCGTCATAATCTTTACCACTTACAGTGTTATATTTAGTACCTACATAGAATTGTTCTTTTCCACCGAATCTGTAAAGTAATTCAGCTGCGATTTGGTTGTATGCACCATCAGAACTTCTTTTAGTTGTAGCGTTTACTAATTTGTTACCAGAAGCGTGTTCATAAGTACCAAAGAATTCTAAACCTTGATATTTAATGAATGGGTTAATTTGGATAGCAGTCATTTCTTGGAAACCAGGGTTGAATCTACCAGTTGAAGGGTTAGAAGTTCCCATAGCATCAGCTGTAGTTAATAATACATAGTAGTATCTAGAACCACCTCTGTCATCACCATATAATTTACCGTTAGTGTTTAAACCATTAGTTTTTAAGATAGAACCTGATAATCTGAATCTTAAATCTTCGCTAATTTGTTTGTCATAAGCAAGTTTTGCGTAGATAGAAGGAGCGTTATCACTTGTTCCTTTTACAGCAGATTGGTTTAATTTACCGTTAGATAAACCTACCATACCCATGAATCCATTAGTGTAGTAGTAAACTTCACCAAAAGCTTGAGTGGTGAAAGAATCCATAATATTATTTTCTACGAATGGGTTGTTGATAGCTTCTGCGTTATCAGTTCTTCTGAAGTGAGAATCACCGTAGTTTAATTCATCCATACCAACTTTGATTCTTGTATTTTTCATAAGACCACTTAAGAATCCTTGAGAAATGAAATCTAAGTTATCAATTTGAATATAACCACCTTTTACCCAAGCTTCGTTATGGTGTCTTGCAGAAAGATAAGTTCTTAAGTGCATTTTAACACCTTTAGCTAAGTATGCATTGATATCTAAGTTAGCAGTAGGTAAGTTGAAATCAGAACCCATAGTTACAAGTGGAGCTGCAGTAGTTCCTTTTGTGCTATGATCTAGAGATTGGAATTGTAATGCGAAGTCACCACCAATGCTTACTTTTACTCCATTGTATTCAGGAGTTTCTGCTTTAGGGTCTTCGAATACGTTTCTTGTAGCTTTTTCAGGAGCTAGATAATCTCTCATGTCTGTTTCTTGTGCATAGAAAGCTGTGCTTGTTAATACAGTTGAAAGAACAGCGGTTTTAATCCATAAAGTTTTCATACTTTTTTTATTTAATTGTTATTCATATTTATTATTAGTTCGCTACGATATTTACATTAACTGTAACAGCGTCGCCAGTATTTACACCTAAGAATCCTGGAGTTTCCATGCCATATTCAGACATTTTTAAACTTTCAGACCCAGTAATTTTATAAGAATTACCATTTTTCTCTACATTTACTGTAATGCTTACATTTCTAGTAACTCCAGCAATACTTAATTTACCAGCTACGCTACTTTTTCCAACAGGTAATGAAGCGGCAGTGAAAGTAATATTAGGGTTTGCGTCAGCTTTTAAAGCTTTGTAAGCTTTATTGTCCATCATTTTACCTTTTTCACTTTTTAAGTTTTTGCTAGCCATTACAAATTTTACATTAGTAATTGCATTACCACTTACTGTACCAGTGAAAACAGCAGATGTAGAAGTCATAGTCCAATCATGCATTGGAGACGTTCCGTTTACTGCAACTTTGAAAGATTTTCCAGTAACGCTTTGTGCATAAAAAGCAGTTACTACTAAAAGTGAAAGTAAGATAAATAC contains the following coding sequences:
- a CDS encoding YceI family protein translates to MKNLAKTFNRVFILLSLLVVTAFYAQSVTGKSFKVAVNGTSPMHDWTMTSTSAVFTGTVSGNAITNVKFVMASKNLKSEKGKMMDNKAYKALKADANPNITFTAASLPVGKSSVAGKLSIAGVTRNVSITVNVEKNGNSYKITGSESLKMSEYGMETPGFLGVNTGDAVTVNVNIVAN